The Streptomyces camelliae genome window below encodes:
- a CDS encoding succinate dehydrogenase iron-sulfur subunit yields the protein MATPVMDKVEANSAASPYITVTFRVRRFNPEVSGEATWEDFQLEIDPKERVLDGLHKIKWDVDGTLTFRRSCAHGICGSDAMRINGKNRLACKTLIKDINPEKPITIEPIKGLTVLKDLVVDMEPFFQAYRDVMPFLVTKDTNEPTRERLQSAEDRERFDDTTKCILCAACTSSCPVFWNDGQYFGPAAIVNAHRFIFDSRDEAGEQRLEILNDRDGVWRCRTTFNCTDACPRGIEVTKAIQEVKRALITRRY from the coding sequence ATGGCTACCCCTGTCATGGACAAGGTGGAGGCGAACTCCGCCGCGTCCCCGTACATCACGGTCACCTTCCGGGTCCGGCGCTTCAACCCGGAGGTCTCGGGCGAGGCGACCTGGGAAGACTTCCAGCTGGAGATCGACCCGAAGGAGCGTGTCCTCGACGGCCTCCACAAGATCAAGTGGGACGTCGACGGCACCCTCACCTTCCGCCGCTCGTGCGCGCACGGCATCTGCGGCTCGGACGCGATGCGGATCAACGGCAAGAACCGCCTTGCCTGCAAGACGCTCATCAAGGACATCAACCCCGAGAAGCCGATCACGATCGAGCCCATCAAGGGCCTGACGGTCCTGAAGGACCTGGTCGTGGACATGGAGCCGTTCTTCCAGGCGTACCGGGACGTCATGCCGTTCCTGGTCACCAAGGACACGAACGAGCCGACGCGCGAGCGTCTGCAGTCGGCGGAGGACCGCGAGCGCTTCGACGACACGACGAAGTGCATCCTCTGCGCCGCCTGCACCAGCTCCTGCCCGGTGTTCTGGAACGACGGCCAGTACTTCGGCCCGGCCGCGATCGTGAACGCCCACCGCTTCATCTTCGACAGCCGTGACGAGGCGGGCGAGCAGCGCCTGGAGATCCTGAACGACCGTGACGGCGTGTGGCGTTGCCGTACGACCTTCAACTGCACGGACGCCTGCCCGCGCGGTATCGAGGTCACCAAGGCGATCCAGGAAGTCAAGCGCGCCCTGATCACGCGCCGCTACTGA
- a CDS encoding RNA polymerase sigma factor, whose translation MGHGGERRRLRAYDGELGEAVARAQEGDEAAFAVAYRIVQPGLLGYVRGIVGDDAEDVTSDAWLEIARDLGRFTGDGAGFRGWTATIARHRALDHLRRQRVRPRATALEQDVLDLPAQHSTHEQALESLSTVRALELVQGLPRDQAEAVLLRVVVGLDSPAAARVLGKRPGAVRTATHRGLKRLAREWGVES comes from the coding sequence TTGGGCCACGGAGGGGAACGCCGGCGCCTGCGGGCGTACGACGGTGAGCTGGGGGAGGCCGTCGCGCGGGCCCAGGAGGGCGACGAGGCCGCCTTCGCGGTCGCGTACCGGATCGTCCAGCCGGGACTGCTCGGCTATGTGCGCGGCATCGTCGGCGACGACGCCGAGGACGTGACCTCCGACGCCTGGCTGGAGATCGCCCGTGACCTGGGGCGGTTCACGGGCGACGGCGCGGGCTTCCGTGGCTGGACCGCCACCATCGCCCGGCACCGGGCGCTGGACCATCTGCGCAGACAGCGGGTACGCCCCCGGGCGACCGCGCTCGAACAGGACGTACTGGACCTGCCCGCACAGCACAGCACCCACGAGCAGGCGCTGGAGTCCCTGTCCACCGTGCGCGCCCTCGAACTGGTCCAGGGGCTGCCCCGCGACCAGGCGGAGGCGGTACTGCTGCGGGTCGTCGTCGGCCTGGACAGCCCGGCCGCCGCCCGCGTCCTCGGCAAGCGGCCCGGCGCCGTACGGACGGCCACACACCGGGGGCTGAAACGCCTCGCCCGCGAGTGGGGAGTAGAGAGCTAA
- the sdhC gene encoding succinate dehydrogenase, cytochrome b556 subunit, producing the protein MPAGTLYRGREGMWSWVAHRVTGVLIFFFLFVHVLDTALVRVSPEDYDKVVATYKTPIVALLEYGLVAAILFHALNGLRVIAVDFWSKGPRYQKQMFWTVMGVWIVLMVGAIYPVLGHAARVLFGS; encoded by the coding sequence GTGCCGGCTGGAACGCTGTACCGCGGCCGGGAAGGAATGTGGTCCTGGGTGGCTCACCGAGTCACCGGCGTCCTCATCTTCTTCTTCCTGTTCGTTCACGTGCTGGACACCGCTCTCGTGCGTGTCTCCCCCGAGGACTACGACAAGGTCGTAGCCACGTACAAGACGCCGATCGTCGCGCTGCTGGAGTACGGCCTCGTCGCCGCCATCCTCTTCCACGCGCTCAACGGCCTGCGCGTCATCGCCGTCGACTTCTGGTCGAAGGGCCCGCGCTACCAGAAGCAGATGTTCTGGACCGTGATGGGCGTGTGGATCGTCCTGATGGTCGGGGCCATCTACCCCGTCCTCGGTCACGCCGCTCGTGTTCTGTTCGGGAGCTGA
- a CDS encoding VOC family protein, producing MSDDESYELLGFDNVLLPVGDLGAAIGFYERAGFEVGFRFDEGGIALLRVGKETPGILLRVEEELGHRTPPWPSARVWMEVTDARTAARGLAEAGIPPLDEAFPTATGWTVEIADPWGNVLGFTDYTKRPELGRRG from the coding sequence ATGTCAGACGATGAGTCGTACGAGCTGCTCGGCTTCGACAACGTGCTGCTGCCCGTCGGGGATCTCGGGGCGGCCATCGGGTTCTACGAGCGGGCCGGGTTCGAGGTGGGGTTCCGGTTCGACGAGGGCGGAATCGCCTTGCTGCGGGTCGGCAAGGAGACGCCGGGAATTCTGCTGCGGGTCGAGGAGGAGCTGGGGCACCGGACGCCACCGTGGCCCTCGGCCCGGGTGTGGATGGAGGTGACGGACGCGCGGACGGCGGCGCGAGGGCTGGCCGAGGCCGGGATCCCGCCGCTGGACGAGGCGTTCCCGACGGCCACCGGCTGGACCGTCGAGATCGCCGACCCGTGGGGGAACGTCCTCGGCTTCACCGACTACACCAAGCGGCCGGAGCTGGGACGCAGGGGCTGA
- the sdhA gene encoding succinate dehydrogenase flavoprotein subunit: MKIHKYDTVIVGAGGAGMRAAIEATKRSRTAVLTKLYPTRSHTGAAQGGMAAALANVEEDNWEWHTFDTVKGGDYLVDQDAAEILAKEAIDAVLDLEKMGLPFNRTKDGTIDQRRFGGHSRNHGEAPVRRSCYAADRTGHMILQTLYQNCVKEGVEFFNEFYVLDQLITEEDGVRKSAGVVAYELATGEIHIFQAKAVIYASGGTGKFFKVTSNAHTLTGDGQAAVYRRGLPLEDMEFFQFHPTGIWRMGILLTEGARGEGGILRNKDGERFMEKYAPVMKDLASRDVVSRSIYTEIREGRGCGPEGDHVYLDLTHLPPEQLDAKLPDITEFARTYLGIEPYTDPIPIQPTAHYAMGGIPTNVEGEVLSDNTTVVPGLYAAGEVACVSVHGANRLGTNSLLDINVFGRRAGIAAAEYAHKADFVELPENPEAFVVEQIERLRNSTGNERVATIRRELQETMDANVMVFRTEQTIKTAVEKIAELRERYKNVAIQDKGKRFNTDLLEAIELGNLLDLAEVMAVSALARKESRGGHYREDYPNRDDVNFMRHTMAYREVGDDGAESIRLDYKPVVQTRYQPMERKY; the protein is encoded by the coding sequence ATGAAGATCCACAAGTACGACACCGTCATCGTCGGCGCCGGTGGCGCGGGCATGCGCGCCGCCATCGAGGCGACGAAGCGCAGCCGCACCGCCGTGCTGACCAAGCTCTACCCCACCCGCTCCCACACGGGCGCCGCGCAGGGCGGTATGGCCGCCGCGCTCGCCAACGTGGAGGAGGACAACTGGGAGTGGCACACCTTCGACACGGTCAAGGGCGGTGACTACCTGGTCGACCAGGACGCCGCCGAGATCCTGGCGAAGGAGGCCATCGACGCCGTCCTCGACCTGGAGAAGATGGGCCTGCCGTTCAACCGCACCAAGGACGGCACGATCGACCAGCGCCGGTTCGGCGGTCACAGCCGTAACCACGGCGAGGCCCCGGTCCGCCGGTCCTGCTACGCCGCGGACCGCACCGGCCACATGATCCTCCAGACGCTGTACCAGAACTGCGTCAAGGAAGGCGTGGAATTCTTCAACGAGTTCTACGTCCTGGACCAGCTGATCACCGAGGAGGACGGCGTCCGGAAGTCCGCCGGTGTCGTGGCCTACGAGCTGGCGACCGGCGAGATCCACATCTTCCAGGCGAAGGCCGTCATCTACGCCTCCGGCGGCACCGGCAAGTTCTTCAAGGTGACCTCCAACGCGCACACCCTCACCGGTGACGGCCAGGCGGCCGTCTACCGTCGGGGTCTGCCGCTGGAGGACATGGAGTTCTTCCAGTTCCACCCGACCGGCATCTGGCGCATGGGCATCCTGCTGACGGAGGGCGCCCGTGGTGAGGGCGGCATCCTCCGCAACAAGGACGGCGAGCGCTTCATGGAGAAGTACGCGCCGGTCATGAAGGACCTCGCGTCCCGTGACGTCGTCTCCCGCTCCATCTACACGGAGATCCGCGAGGGCCGCGGCTGCGGTCCCGAGGGCGACCACGTCTACCTGGACCTCACCCACCTCCCGCCGGAGCAGCTGGACGCCAAGCTGCCCGACATCACCGAGTTCGCGCGGACGTACCTGGGCATCGAGCCGTACACGGACCCGATCCCGATCCAGCCGACCGCGCACTACGCGATGGGCGGCATCCCGACGAACGTCGAGGGTGAGGTCCTGTCGGACAACACCACGGTCGTCCCGGGCCTGTACGCGGCCGGCGAGGTCGCCTGTGTGTCCGTGCACGGCGCCAACCGTCTGGGCACCAACTCGCTGCTGGACATCAACGTCTTCGGCCGGCGCGCGGGCATCGCCGCCGCCGAGTACGCCCACAAGGCGGACTTCGTCGAGCTCCCGGAGAACCCGGAGGCGTTCGTCGTCGAGCAGATCGAGCGGCTGCGCAACTCCACCGGCAACGAGCGGGTGGCCACGATCCGTCGCGAGCTGCAGGAGACCATGGACGCCAACGTCATGGTGTTCCGCACCGAGCAGACGATCAAGACGGCCGTCGAGAAGATCGCCGAGCTGCGCGAGCGCTACAAGAACGTGGCGATCCAGGACAAGGGCAAGCGGTTCAACACGGACCTGCTGGAGGCCATCGAGCTGGGCAACCTGCTCGACCTGGCCGAGGTCATGGCCGTCTCCGCCCTGGCCCGCAAGGAGTCCCGCGGCGGTCACTACCGCGAGGACTACCCCAACCGCGACGACGTCAACTTCATGCGCCACACCATGGCGTACCGCGAGGTGGGCGACGACGGCGCCGAGTCCATCCGTCTCGACTACAAGCCGGTCGTCCAGACCCGCTACCAGCCGATGGAGCGTAAGTACTGA
- a CDS encoding L,D-transpeptidase family protein, whose protein sequence is MRIRGPLAAAVVSSAALAALAGCTVQPPGADAKPGRPVHVRVPSPRAPVPTWTARLPVPPPIRTSAPAVVPADPVLWVRGDIGTGVRELQARLRQLNWMSEGPTGSYDGPTEQAVAGFQGKRGLPPTGRTDTVTWQRLVAMTHTPGTWELYLMGGQPAGAPDPRCLTGRVLCIDKTTRTLRWMVDGQTLSTLPVRFGALYTPTREGVFRVYWKARTWTSTLYHSPMPYAMFFSGGQAVHYSYDFAARGYAGASHGCVNVRDEAAIQQLFAQVRVGDKVVVHW, encoded by the coding sequence ATGAGGATCAGGGGCCCGCTCGCCGCCGCAGTCGTCTCCTCCGCCGCCCTCGCCGCGCTGGCCGGGTGCACCGTGCAGCCGCCGGGTGCCGACGCCAAGCCCGGCCGCCCGGTGCACGTCCGGGTGCCGTCGCCCCGGGCGCCCGTCCCGACCTGGACGGCCCGCCTCCCGGTCCCGCCCCCGATCCGGACGTCGGCCCCGGCCGTGGTACCGGCGGACCCCGTGCTGTGGGTGCGCGGCGACATCGGGACGGGCGTGCGGGAACTCCAGGCCCGGCTGCGCCAGCTGAACTGGATGTCCGAGGGGCCGACGGGGTCGTACGACGGGCCGACCGAGCAGGCCGTGGCGGGATTTCAGGGCAAGCGCGGGCTGCCCCCGACCGGGCGGACCGACACCGTCACCTGGCAGCGGCTGGTGGCGATGACGCACACCCCGGGCACCTGGGAGCTGTACCTGATGGGCGGTCAGCCGGCCGGGGCACCCGACCCGCGCTGCCTGACCGGGCGGGTGCTGTGCATCGACAAGACGACGCGGACGCTGCGCTGGATGGTCGACGGGCAGACCCTGTCCACCCTGCCGGTGCGGTTCGGCGCGCTGTACACCCCGACCCGGGAGGGCGTGTTCCGCGTGTACTGGAAGGCCCGGACCTGGACATCCACGCTCTACCACTCGCCGATGCCGTACGCGATGTTCTTCAGCGGCGGGCAGGCGGTGCACTACTCGTACGACTTCGCGGCGCGCGGCTACGCGGGCGCCTCGCACGGCTGCGTCAACGTCCGCGACGAGGCCGCGATCCAGCAGCTGTTCGCGCAGGTGCGGGTGGGCGACAAGGTCGTCGTCCACTGGTGA
- a CDS encoding DUF4328 domain-containing protein: protein MTSPMPAPSAPPPAPPFVPGAVLRSPVGLGRATAALLGLAIAADLFACAADVQEMNVAGDIADGARGDDVLHRVHQVDALYTVAGHAQTWTLIATAVVYLCWLWRVRVNAEAFDRSAHSMRRGWVIGGWFCPVVHLWFPRRIVLETWDASVPWGARTGHGWVNAWWTLWIVDLLTGYVANVTMEHAHTARLLRNAVEQMLFSDAVGVAAGVLAIVVVVRLTRMQHRKALAGQALAQAPAPAFG from the coding sequence GTGACCTCACCCATGCCCGCACCGTCCGCACCGCCGCCCGCACCGCCGTTCGTGCCCGGTGCCGTGCTCCGCTCGCCCGTCGGGCTCGGCCGGGCCACCGCCGCTCTGCTGGGACTGGCCATCGCCGCGGACCTGTTCGCCTGCGCCGCGGATGTGCAGGAGATGAACGTCGCCGGTGACATCGCCGACGGCGCCAGGGGTGACGACGTCCTGCACCGGGTCCATCAGGTCGACGCTCTCTACACCGTCGCCGGCCACGCCCAGACGTGGACGCTGATAGCGACGGCCGTCGTCTACCTGTGCTGGCTGTGGCGGGTGCGGGTGAACGCCGAGGCGTTCGACCGGTCCGCGCACAGCATGCGGCGCGGCTGGGTGATCGGCGGCTGGTTCTGCCCGGTCGTCCACCTGTGGTTCCCGCGCCGGATCGTCCTGGAGACCTGGGATGCCAGCGTGCCATGGGGCGCGCGGACCGGGCACGGGTGGGTCAACGCCTGGTGGACGCTGTGGATCGTCGACCTCCTCACCGGCTACGTCGCGAACGTGACCATGGAGCACGCCCACACGGCGAGACTGCTGCGGAACGCCGTCGAGCAGATGCTGTTCTCCGACGCGGTCGGCGTCGCGGCCGGCGTTCTCGCCATCGTGGTGGTCGTCCGGCTGACCCGGATGCAGCACCGCAAGGCCCTCGCGGGTCAGGCGCTGGCCCAGGCCCCGGCTCCGGCCTTTGGCTGA
- a CDS encoding Uma2 family endonuclease: MSAAAVERPHGERPLIAEANRLMERNPGYRVEIIGGQLVVSPPPDGPHAVALTDLMVPFLSAGLHGPESSVVQGIGLWLPTGTEDYAIPDLSLVDADCQDHYVENNCYDPVCFRLVLEVTSSNWKTDLRDKVKAYASAKVPVYVIVDRKHQRLHVLTDPTGDGYENHRPYSPGESLTLPASIGAEVSLDVTAILKAGQQNRD, from the coding sequence ATGTCCGCAGCAGCCGTCGAGCGGCCCCATGGCGAGCGTCCGCTGATCGCGGAGGCCAACCGGCTCATGGAGCGCAACCCGGGCTACCGCGTCGAGATCATCGGAGGCCAGCTCGTCGTGTCCCCGCCCCCCGACGGCCCTCACGCCGTAGCCCTGACCGACCTGATGGTGCCTTTCCTCTCCGCCGGTCTCCATGGACCCGAGTCGAGCGTGGTCCAGGGCATCGGCCTCTGGCTGCCCACGGGCACAGAGGACTACGCGATCCCCGACCTCTCCCTGGTCGACGCCGACTGCCAGGACCACTACGTCGAGAACAACTGCTACGACCCCGTCTGCTTCCGTCTCGTACTGGAGGTCACCTCCAGCAACTGGAAGACCGACCTGCGCGACAAGGTCAAGGCCTACGCCAGTGCGAAAGTCCCGGTCTATGTGATCGTCGACCGCAAGCATCAGCGCCTCCATGTCCTGACCGACCCGACAGGAGACGGGTACGAGAACCATCGTCCCTACTCGCCCGGCGAATCCCTCACCCTGCCTGCGTCCATCGGAGCCGAGGTCAGCCTCGACGTCACCGCGATCCTCAAGGCCGGTCAGCAGAATCGGGACTGA
- a CDS encoding 2-oxo-4-hydroxy-4-carboxy-5-ureidoimidazoline decarboxylase, with product MTRGPTLPAHRLPSLPKPLDAFNTAPADEARALLLHCLHSLRWSHRITDHRPYPDLDSLLAAADEAAYDLSPADLSEALARESLPELPEGTYSAAHMALGAAHAAYEARFGHVFVLYLGDTPPDESLDRILEAIRSRLTNDPEEERVVAAEELRRLAGGRLAACLRNTGRNPSGASLITQVGPP from the coding sequence GTGACGCGAGGACCCACGCTGCCCGCCCATCGTCTCCCCTCTCTCCCCAAGCCCCTGGACGCCTTCAACACGGCACCCGCCGACGAGGCCCGCGCGCTCCTCCTGCACTGCCTGCACAGCCTGCGCTGGTCCCACCGCATCACCGACCACCGCCCCTACCCCGACCTGGACTCTCTCCTGGCGGCAGCGGACGAGGCGGCGTACGACCTTTCACCGGCCGACTTGTCGGAGGCGCTGGCGCGAGAGTCGCTCCCCGAACTGCCCGAAGGCACCTACTCGGCAGCCCACATGGCCCTGGGCGCGGCACACGCGGCGTACGAGGCTCGATTCGGGCACGTGTTCGTCCTCTACCTGGGTGACACCCCTCCGGACGAATCCCTCGACCGCATCCTCGAAGCCATCCGATCACGATTGACAAACGATCCGGAGGAGGAACGGGTAGTGGCGGCAGAGGAACTCCGGCGCCTTGCCGGAGGCAGACTCGCAGCCTGCTTGCGGAACACCGGCCGTAACCCATCCGGTGCCAGTTTGATCACACAGGTAGGCCCCCCGTAA
- a CDS encoding succinate dehydrogenase hydrophobic membrane anchor subunit yields the protein MSATETTASGIGPVEGGAVYTVDNPAPLIEAPRKRTKKTPKSTRGNFELAAWLFMRLSGIVLVVLVLGHLLIQLVLDGGVSKIGFAFVAGRWASPFWQVWDLLMLWLAMLHGANGLRTVINDYAERAASRMWLKALLYTATVFTILLGTLVIFTFDPNIR from the coding sequence ATGTCCGCCACTGAAACCACCGCGTCCGGTATCGGCCCCGTCGAGGGCGGCGCCGTCTACACCGTCGACAACCCGGCCCCGCTGATCGAGGCCCCGCGCAAGCGCACGAAGAAGACCCCGAAGTCGACCCGGGGCAACTTCGAGCTGGCCGCCTGGCTGTTCATGCGTCTGTCCGGCATCGTGCTGGTCGTCCTGGTCCTCGGCCACCTGCTGATCCAGCTCGTGCTGGACGGCGGTGTCTCCAAGATCGGCTTCGCCTTCGTGGCCGGCCGCTGGGCCTCCCCGTTCTGGCAGGTCTGGGACCTGCTGATGCTGTGGCTCGCGATGCTGCACGGCGCCAACGGCCTGCGCACGGTCATCAACGACTACGCCGAGCGTGCCGCCTCCCGTATGTGGCTGAAGGCTCTGCTCTACACCGCCACGGTGTTCACCATCCTGCTGGGCACGCTGGTGATCTTCACCTTCGACCCGAACATCCGCTAG
- a CDS encoding RNA polymerase sigma factor: MLGDDAELTAAVRAAQDGDEAAFRTVYRAVQPRLLGYVRTLVGDPDAEDVASEAWLQIARDLDRFTGDADRFRGWAARIARNRALDHIRMRGRRPAIGGDETELTGRAAESDTAGEAMEALATDSTLSLIARLPQDQAEAVVLRVVVGLDAKTAAETLGKRAGAVRTAAHRGLKRLAELLGDDPESGGGLDALPPQREPRRGAVSSATVTHTRARTQKDM, translated from the coding sequence GTGCTGGGGGACGACGCGGAGCTGACCGCCGCGGTGCGTGCGGCACAGGACGGCGACGAGGCCGCATTTCGTACGGTGTACCGCGCCGTACAGCCACGGCTGCTCGGATACGTCCGCACCCTGGTCGGTGACCCGGATGCCGAGGACGTCGCCTCCGAGGCCTGGCTGCAGATCGCCCGTGACCTGGACCGGTTCACCGGGGACGCCGACCGGTTCCGCGGCTGGGCCGCCCGGATCGCCCGCAACCGCGCCCTGGACCACATACGGATGCGCGGCCGCCGCCCCGCCATAGGCGGCGACGAGACGGAACTGACCGGCCGGGCCGCCGAGTCCGACACGGCCGGCGAGGCCATGGAGGCCCTCGCCACCGACAGCACCCTCTCCCTCATCGCGCGGCTCCCGCAGGACCAGGCCGAGGCGGTCGTCCTGCGGGTGGTGGTCGGCCTCGACGCCAAGACCGCCGCCGAGACGCTCGGCAAACGCGCCGGTGCCGTACGCACCGCCGCGCACCGAGGTCTGAAGCGGCTCGCGGAGCTGCTCGGCGACGATCCGGAATCGGGCGGCGGCCTCGACGCGCTCCCGCCCCAGCGAGAACCGCGCCGTGGCGCGGTGTCGTCCGCAACTGTGACGCATACGCGAGCGCGGACGCAGAAGGACATGTGA
- a CDS encoding beta-N-acetylhexosaminidase has product MTQHRRRVSAQQAVRKRAVVAAAFVGTVALGTGVGVWASSGGGDGKKAEGGAVPSSSGRAAGTGSGTAAAPSSASPTPSRSYPLSRAPRTIPAVSAFTPARGPGWQPRKADRVVVSDAELADEGRLLAGELGLTYAGEKEDVQAGDVRLALGGGGGNQESYSMTVREGRVDISGPGEAGVFYGTRTLKQEVHGGGTAPEGVVRDEPAKPVRGFMLDIARKPFSESWIEDRIRELGDLKFNELGLHFSDDQAFRIESSSHPEIVSADHLTKAQVKRIVELADSRHITVVPEIDSPGHLGAVLAAHPDLRLRNVNGVPAKGAIDISKDASAKLVDDLLNEYAGLFTGDQWHLGGDEYQALTAKDPQALYPQLAAAARQKYGASGTVADLATGWLNDRAGTVRAHGRTLRAWNDGFYRGTSVQAAGDLQVAYWTGKELGARPPVEYLSAGRKVLNYNDEFLYYVLGQPQTFVYPTGQRIYEQWDPRVLRGTAAVPARYDGQILGGSFALWCDFPNAQSEAQVAAGIRMPLRATVQKLWDPGRPSLSWADFQALANRLG; this is encoded by the coding sequence GTGACCCAGCACAGGCGCCGCGTTTCGGCGCAGCAGGCGGTGCGGAAGCGGGCCGTGGTGGCCGCCGCGTTCGTCGGGACCGTCGCACTCGGCACGGGGGTCGGCGTGTGGGCCTCCTCCGGTGGCGGTGACGGAAAGAAGGCGGAGGGGGGCGCGGTCCCGTCGTCCTCCGGGCGGGCGGCCGGGACCGGCTCCGGTACGGCGGCCGCACCTTCCTCGGCGAGTCCCACGCCGAGCCGGTCCTATCCGCTGTCCCGGGCGCCCCGGACGATCCCCGCGGTGAGCGCCTTCACCCCGGCGCGCGGGCCCGGCTGGCAGCCGCGGAAGGCCGACCGGGTGGTGGTGAGCGACGCCGAGCTGGCCGACGAGGGGCGGCTGCTGGCCGGGGAGCTCGGGCTCACCTACGCGGGGGAGAAGGAGGACGTGCAGGCGGGGGACGTGCGGCTCGCGCTCGGCGGCGGGGGCGGGAACCAGGAGTCGTACAGCATGACCGTCCGCGAGGGGCGGGTCGACATCAGCGGGCCCGGCGAGGCCGGTGTCTTCTACGGCACCCGCACACTGAAGCAGGAGGTCCACGGCGGCGGTACGGCACCGGAGGGGGTCGTACGGGACGAACCGGCCAAACCGGTACGCGGGTTCATGCTGGACATCGCGCGCAAACCGTTCTCCGAGTCCTGGATCGAGGACCGGATACGGGAGCTGGGGGACCTGAAGTTCAACGAGCTGGGACTGCACTTCTCCGACGACCAGGCCTTCCGGATCGAGTCCAGCAGCCACCCCGAGATCGTGTCCGCGGACCACCTCACCAAGGCGCAGGTCAAGCGGATCGTGGAGCTGGCGGACAGCCGGCACATCACGGTCGTGCCCGAGATCGACTCGCCGGGGCATCTGGGGGCCGTGCTCGCCGCGCACCCGGATCTGCGGCTGCGCAACGTGAACGGCGTGCCGGCGAAGGGCGCGATCGACATCTCCAAGGACGCCTCCGCGAAGCTCGTCGACGATCTGCTGAACGAGTACGCGGGCCTGTTCACCGGCGACCAGTGGCACCTCGGCGGCGACGAGTACCAGGCGCTGACGGCCAAGGATCCGCAGGCCCTGTATCCGCAGCTCGCGGCCGCCGCGCGGCAGAAGTACGGCGCCTCCGGCACGGTCGCCGACCTCGCCACCGGCTGGCTGAACGACCGCGCCGGCACCGTCCGCGCCCACGGCAGGACCCTGCGGGCCTGGAACGACGGCTTCTACCGCGGGACGTCCGTGCAGGCCGCGGGGGACCTCCAGGTGGCGTACTGGACCGGCAAGGAGCTGGGCGCCCGGCCGCCGGTGGAGTATCTGAGCGCGGGCCGGAAGGTCCTCAACTACAACGACGAGTTCCTCTACTACGTCCTCGGCCAGCCGCAGACCTTCGTCTATCCGACCGGACAGCGGATCTACGAGCAGTGGGACCCGCGGGTGCTGCGCGGCACGGCCGCTGTACCGGCGCGGTACGACGGGCAGATCCTCGGCGGGTCGTTCGCGCTCTGGTGCGACTTCCCGAACGCCCAGAGCGAGGCGCAGGTCGCGGCGGGGATCCGGATGCCGCTGCGGGCCACGGTGCAGAAGCTGTGGGACCCGGGCAGGCCGTCGCTGTCCTGGGCGGACTTCCAGGCGCTGGCGAACCGGCTGGGCTGA
- a CDS encoding TetR/AcrR family transcriptional regulator — protein sequence MPATNSSKSEQTRALILETAMRLFQERGYDKTTMRAIAEEAGVSVGNAYYYFAGKEHLIQGFYDRIAAEQQAAVQEVLDRETDLEARLAGVLTVWLDIARPYHEFAVQFFKNAADPDSPLSPFSPESAPAREQAIAIHREVLAGSKSKVPAELRDVLPELMWLAQMGLVLYWVFDRTEGRERSYRLARRGARLTARGVTLARFRVLRPLVLEIHELFTDFLPGMTRALPDPGRKGREGE from the coding sequence GTGCCCGCAACGAACAGCAGCAAATCCGAGCAGACCCGCGCGCTGATCCTGGAGACCGCGATGCGGTTGTTCCAGGAGCGCGGGTACGACAAGACGACCATGCGGGCCATCGCCGAGGAGGCCGGGGTCTCCGTCGGCAACGCCTACTACTACTTCGCGGGCAAGGAGCACCTGATCCAGGGCTTCTACGACCGGATCGCCGCCGAGCAGCAGGCGGCCGTCCAGGAGGTCCTGGACCGGGAGACCGACCTGGAGGCACGGCTCGCGGGGGTGCTGACGGTGTGGCTCGACATCGCGCGGCCGTACCACGAGTTCGCCGTGCAGTTCTTCAAGAACGCCGCCGATCCCGACAGCCCGCTCAGCCCCTTCTCGCCGGAGAGCGCGCCCGCGCGGGAGCAGGCGATCGCCATCCACCGGGAGGTGCTGGCCGGCTCGAAGTCCAAGGTTCCGGCCGAACTCCGCGACGTGCTCCCGGAGTTGATGTGGCTCGCCCAGATGGGGCTGGTCCTGTACTGGGTCTTCGACCGGACCGAGGGGCGCGAGCGCAGTTACCGGCTGGCCCGGCGCGGGGCCCGGCTGACCGCCCGCGGTGTCACGCTCGCCCGGTTCCGGGTGCTGCGGCCCCTGGTCCTGGAGATCCATGAGCTGTTCACGGACTTCCTGCCGGGCATGACGAGGGCACTGCCGGATCCGGGGCGGAAGGGCCGGGAGGGCGAGTGA